The Elusimicrobia bacterium HGW-Elusimicrobia-1 genomic sequence CTCGAGAAATCGGGAGACGAACTCATCTCCTGCAAATAGTTCAGAAGCGAAACGTCGTCATGCGCCCTCACCGCCTGCGAAACGCGAGTGATCATTATGTCCGTTATATTCTTGGTTTTATCGCGAAGCGCGCGGTGCAGGTGGGAATAAACCGCGGGCAGATGCACAAAAAAGAAAACAGCGGACAATACGGCTGCCAGAAAAACGGCTGAAGCGGCAAGAGGCAGCATTACAATGGATTTTTTTTTAGGTGACATCGTCGCAATATCATTCATAATGGCCTCGCGGGTTTTGAATTCCTATTAGGTTTTGTTATACTTGACCCGTCGCCGGTTCACTCAGCGGCAAAGCAAAACGCCGGCGGGAATCCGACGAACATTTTGACGGGAGGTGAGAATATCATGGACATCGTTACAATTCTTTGCCTGGTAGCGGCAGTCGTAATCGTGGCGGTTCTGGTTTCCCGTAAAAAAAAGAAACCCGAATAAACAAAACCAAAGATGCCGCCGACATCCTTCAACGCCGCCGATATACTGTTTCTGACGTTTCTTTGCGTATCAGCGGCGAGTGATTTATTCTATCAAAAAATATACAACAAGTCAATCGTTATTTTTCTTGCCGGCGGCGTTTTTGTCGTCGTAGCCGGCATATCCGAAACAACGATTCAGAGCGCTTCATTAGGCCTGCTTCTGGGTTTTTTCGCGCTGCTGCCTTTTTACTTTGTCGGCGCGATGGGCCCCGGCGATGTTAAATTTTTAGCGGTCGCGGGGTGGTATTTCGGGCCGTCAAATTTGTTATACGGTTCGCTGTACGGAGCGGCGCTCGGAGGTTTGGGAGCCGTAGTTATACTGTCCCGGCGCGGCGCGTTAAAAACAACGATGATGCGCGCGTTTGAAATAATGAAGTCATTTTTAGTTACCGGCGGCAACATCCCGCCGCCACCGGCAGATTCCATAAAACTGCCATACGCTTTTTTTCTGGCGGGCGGTCTTGCGGCAAGGGTCGCGGAAATAAAGTTCCTGATTCCGTAAAACTATATGCTTCGGCTTGTTCTTGGCATGTCCGTGGGCGCTGCGTGGGGATTAGTTTTTTGGTTTTTCGGACGTTGCGACGACGGCGTTTGCTTATTTACATCCGCATGGCAGACAACCGTTACGGGCGGCGCGGCCGTGGGCGCCATTTGGGCCGTTTGGAAAGATAAAAATTGACAAAAAAGTAAGCCGCCGATTTTGAGCGGACGCGATTTTTTTTATATAATGACCCAAGTTGTGCCGCGTCTTATATCGGTATTTATGACGAGGAACCCATAAAAATATGTCACCCAAAACAAAACTGCCGGATCTGGTAATAGGCGATCTACACATAAATCCCCCGATAGTGCAGGGCGGGATGGGCGTAAGGATTTCTCTCAACGGCCTTGCCTCGGCGGTAGCCGAAGCGGGCGGGGTGGGTACCATAGCATGCGCTCTAATAGGCGGTATCAAATCCCATATGTCGTCCGACGATCACACAGCGGCCGATACTGACGAATTGGCTTTTCAAATACGGGAGTCAAGAAAAAAAACAAAAGGGGTCATAGCCGTCAACATAATGATGGCCCTTACCAACTACGACGCCCTTTACAAGACGGCCGTCCGTGAAGGCGTCGACATAATTTTTTCGGGAGCAGGATTACCGCTGCGTCTGCCCGAGTACGTAAAAGGTTCAAAAACAAAAATAGCTCCGATAGTATCTTCGGGCAGAGCGACCGAGCTGATAGCAAAAACCTGGCTGCGCAAATATAACTACACGCCCGACGCGATTGTTTTAGAAGGCCCGCTTGCCGGCGGACATCTGGGTTATACTTTTGAGGAATTGGAAGATAAGGCGAAAATGCCAAAGTGGGAGGAAATCCTTCCCGACGTCGTGGCCGTGGCGAATAAATACGTGGCAGCCAACGGACGCAAGATTCCCGTTATTGTCGGAGGCGGAATTTTCGACGGCAAAGACATAGCCAAAGCGCTCAGGTTGGGCGCGGCGGGTGTCCAGATTGCCAC encodes the following:
- a CDS encoding nitronate monooxygenase codes for the protein MSPKTKLPDLVIGDLHINPPIVQGGMGVRISLNGLASAVAEAGGVGTIACALIGGIKSHMSSDDHTAADTDELAFQIRESRKKTKGVIAVNIMMALTNYDALYKTAVREGVDIIFSGAGLPLRLPEYVKGSKTKIAPIVSSGRATELIAKTWLRKYNYTPDAIVLEGPLAGGHLGYTFEELEDKAKMPKWEEILPDVVAVANKYVAANGRKIPVIVGGGIFDGKDIAKALRLGAAGVQIATRFAATVECDAHENFKKAIVACKEEDITIIKSPVGMPGRALSNSFLEKAKSGQIKFDCSFQCLHTCDPLRSPYCIATALIAAAEGRLDDGFVFVGQNAGRVKSIMPVRELINELVAETEQELGLK